One Cupriavidus oxalaticus genomic region harbors:
- a CDS encoding acyl-CoA dehydrogenase family protein — MHSDYTEQQQMIRDSARAFASERLAAGAAQWDRDGRLPEEVVAEMGALGLLGMIVPEDWGGTYTDYVAYALAIEEIAAGCAACATLMSVHNSVGCGPILHYGTDAQKERYLARLASGELIGAFCLTEPQAGSEAHNLRTRARFTDNGWVLNGSKQFVTNGQRAGVAVVFASTEPERGKKGISAFLVPTDTPGFVVHAPEKKLGIRASDTCAITLEDCTVPHDALLGEPGEGLRIALSNLEGGRIGIAAQAIGIARSAFEAACRYASERIQFGRPLREHPPIANMLADMATELNAARLLVHRAARMRSEGLPCLSEASQAKLYASELAERVCSKALQIHGGYGYLEDYPVERHYRDARITQIYEGTSEIQRMLIARSL; from the coding sequence ATGCACAGCGACTACACCGAACAGCAACAGATGATCCGCGACAGCGCGCGCGCCTTTGCCAGCGAGCGCCTGGCCGCCGGCGCCGCCCAGTGGGACCGCGACGGCCGCCTGCCCGAAGAGGTGGTCGCCGAGATGGGCGCGCTGGGCCTGCTCGGCATGATCGTGCCGGAGGACTGGGGCGGCACCTATACCGACTATGTCGCGTACGCGCTCGCCATCGAAGAGATCGCCGCGGGCTGCGCGGCCTGCGCCACGCTGATGAGCGTGCACAACTCGGTCGGCTGCGGCCCGATCCTGCACTACGGCACCGATGCGCAGAAGGAACGCTACCTGGCGCGGCTGGCCAGCGGCGAACTGATCGGCGCCTTCTGCCTGACCGAGCCGCAGGCCGGCTCCGAAGCCCACAACCTGCGCACGCGCGCCCGCTTTACCGACAACGGCTGGGTGCTCAACGGCAGCAAGCAGTTCGTCACCAACGGCCAGCGCGCCGGTGTGGCCGTGGTCTTTGCCTCGACCGAGCCCGAGCGCGGCAAGAAAGGCATCTCCGCCTTCCTGGTGCCGACCGACACGCCGGGCTTTGTCGTCCACGCCCCGGAGAAAAAGCTCGGCATCCGCGCCTCGGACACCTGCGCCATCACGCTGGAAGACTGCACCGTGCCGCACGACGCGCTGCTGGGCGAGCCTGGCGAGGGGCTGCGCATCGCGCTGTCCAACCTCGAAGGCGGCCGCATCGGCATTGCGGCGCAGGCGATCGGCATTGCGCGCTCGGCCTTTGAAGCCGCATGCCGCTATGCGTCGGAGCGCATCCAGTTCGGCCGCCCGCTGCGCGAGCATCCGCCCATCGCCAACATGCTGGCCGACATGGCCACCGAGCTGAACGCCGCGCGCCTGCTGGTGCACCGCGCCGCGCGCATGCGCAGCGAGGGCCTGCCGTGCCTGTCCGAAGCCTCGCAGGCCAAGCTGTACGCGTCAGAGCTGGCCGAGCGCGTCTGCTCCAAGGCGCTGCAGATCCACGGCGGCTATGGCTACCTGGAAGACTACCCGGTCGAGCGCCACTACCGCGACGCCCGCATCACCCAGATCTACGAAGGCACCAGCGAGATCCAGCGCATGCTGATCGCGCGCAGCCTGTAA
- a CDS encoding enoyl-CoA hydratase/isomerase family protein, whose protein sequence is MRLTESAISPHHAGTQDAAEPEALFDVVNGVGIATLNRPRQLNALSYPMIVALGAQLEAWAQDDAIRAVVLRGAGPKAFCAGGDIRALYDSYRDGTPLHRRFFIDEYTLDYRLHRYPKPLVALMDGVVMGGGMGLAQAAHLRIVTERSRVAMPETGIGLVPDVGASHFLSKLPVQLALYLGLTGVTIGAADTLLCGLADAAVDSGTLAGLEQTLAGIAWGDDVLADLRHALVREPVASAADAPLLEVLPALLRHFPAHATLPEILAGLACQDDPRYTEWATRTIDVLRTRSPLSACATRELLLRGRRMDLADCFRMELAVVVNSFSQGDFIEGVRALIVDKDNAPRWRTTSYEAVAPQDVHALFRPWWAPGEQPLPLVLPD, encoded by the coding sequence ATGCGCCTGACCGAATCGGCCATCTCGCCGCACCATGCCGGCACGCAGGATGCCGCCGAGCCAGAGGCCCTGTTCGACGTCGTCAACGGCGTCGGCATTGCCACGCTGAACCGGCCGCGCCAGCTCAATGCGCTGTCGTACCCGATGATCGTCGCGCTGGGCGCGCAGCTAGAAGCCTGGGCGCAGGACGACGCCATCCGCGCCGTTGTGCTGCGCGGCGCCGGCCCCAAGGCGTTCTGCGCCGGCGGCGATATCCGCGCGCTGTACGACAGCTATCGCGACGGCACGCCGCTGCACCGGCGCTTCTTTATCGACGAATACACGCTGGACTACCGCCTGCACCGCTATCCCAAGCCGCTGGTGGCGCTGATGGACGGCGTAGTCATGGGCGGCGGCATGGGCCTTGCGCAGGCCGCGCACCTGCGCATCGTCACCGAGCGCTCGCGCGTGGCCATGCCGGAGACCGGCATCGGGCTGGTGCCGGACGTCGGGGCCAGCCATTTCCTGTCGAAGCTGCCGGTGCAGCTGGCGCTGTATCTCGGCCTGACCGGCGTCACCATCGGCGCCGCCGACACACTGCTGTGTGGCCTGGCCGATGCCGCCGTCGACAGCGGCACGCTGGCCGGGCTGGAGCAGACACTGGCCGGCATCGCCTGGGGCGACGACGTGCTCGCCGACCTGCGCCATGCGCTGGTGCGCGAACCCGTGGCAAGCGCCGCTGACGCACCGCTGCTTGAGGTACTGCCCGCGCTGCTGCGCCACTTCCCCGCGCACGCCACCCTGCCGGAAATCCTGGCCGGCCTCGCCTGCCAGGACGACCCGCGCTACACCGAGTGGGCCACGCGCACCATCGACGTGCTGCGCACGCGCTCGCCGCTGTCGGCGTGCGCCACGCGCGAACTGCTGCTGCGCGGCCGGCGCATGGACCTCGCCGACTGCTTCCGCATGGAACTGGCGGTGGTCGTCAACAGCTTCTCGCAAGGGGATTTCATCGAAGGCGTGCGCGCGCTGATCGTCGACAAGGACAACGCGCCGCGCTGGCGCACGACCAGCTATGAGGCTGTGGCGCCGCAAGATGTGCACGCACTGTTCCGGCCATGGTGGGCGCCTGGCGAGCAACCGTTGCCGCTGGTCCTTCCGGACTGA
- a CDS encoding CoA-acylating methylmalonate-semialdehyde dehydrogenase → MSAVPKTDNAVPTVPLLINGEWVESSATEFRQVVNPATQEVLARVPLATASEVAAAVGAAHRAFATWRHTPIGARLRIMLRYQALIREHSKRIAAILTAEQGKTLADAEGDIFRGLEVVEHACSIGTLQQGGFAENVAATVDTYTLQQPIGVCAGITPFNFPAMIPLWMFPMAIVCGNTFVLKPSEQDPLSTMELVKLALEAGVPPGVLNVVHGAKDVVDALCTHPDIKAVSFVGSTAVGTHVYNLAGTHGKRVQSMMGAKNHAVVLPDAHKEQTLNALAGAGFGAAGQRCMATSVVVLVGAARDWVPDLVERARTLKIGAGVEPGTDVGPVVSVAAKERILGLIAAGEREGAKLVLDGRNVQVAGYPQGNFIGPTIFTEVGTDMTIYTEEIFGPVLVVIGVETLDDAIALVNRNPFGNGTGVFTQSGAAARKFQSEIDVGQVGINIPIPVPVPYFSFTGSRGSKLGDLGPYGKQVVQFYTQTKTVTARWFDDATVNDGVNTTISLK, encoded by the coding sequence ATGAGCGCAGTGCCCAAGACCGACAACGCCGTGCCGACCGTACCGCTGCTGATCAACGGCGAATGGGTGGAATCGTCCGCCACCGAGTTCCGCCAGGTGGTCAACCCCGCCACCCAGGAAGTGCTGGCGCGCGTGCCGCTGGCCACCGCCAGCGAAGTCGCCGCCGCCGTCGGCGCCGCGCACCGCGCCTTTGCCACGTGGCGCCACACCCCCATCGGCGCGCGGCTGCGCATCATGCTGCGCTACCAGGCGCTGATCCGCGAGCACAGCAAGCGCATCGCCGCCATCCTGACCGCCGAGCAGGGCAAGACCCTGGCCGATGCCGAGGGCGACATTTTCCGCGGCCTGGAAGTGGTCGAGCATGCCTGCTCGATCGGCACGCTGCAGCAAGGCGGCTTTGCCGAGAACGTTGCCGCGACCGTCGACACCTACACGCTGCAGCAGCCGATCGGCGTCTGCGCCGGCATCACGCCGTTCAACTTCCCCGCGATGATCCCGCTGTGGATGTTCCCGATGGCGATCGTGTGCGGCAATACCTTCGTGCTCAAGCCGTCGGAACAGGATCCGCTGTCGACCATGGAACTGGTCAAGCTGGCGCTGGAAGCCGGCGTGCCGCCGGGCGTGCTGAACGTGGTGCACGGCGCCAAGGACGTGGTCGATGCGTTGTGCACGCACCCGGACATCAAGGCGGTGTCGTTCGTCGGCTCGACCGCGGTTGGCACGCACGTCTACAACCTGGCCGGCACGCATGGCAAGCGCGTGCAGTCGATGATGGGCGCCAAGAACCACGCCGTGGTGCTGCCCGACGCGCACAAGGAGCAGACCCTGAACGCGCTGGCGGGTGCGGGCTTCGGCGCGGCGGGCCAGCGTTGCATGGCCACCTCCGTGGTGGTGCTGGTCGGCGCGGCGCGCGACTGGGTGCCCGACCTGGTCGAGCGCGCCAGGACCCTGAAAATCGGCGCCGGCGTGGAGCCCGGCACCGATGTCGGCCCGGTGGTCTCGGTGGCGGCAAAGGAACGCATCCTCGGCCTGATCGCCGCCGGCGAGCGCGAAGGCGCAAAGCTGGTGCTTGACGGCCGCAACGTGCAGGTAGCGGGCTATCCGCAAGGCAACTTCATCGGGCCGACCATCTTCACCGAGGTCGGCACCGACATGACGATCTACACCGAGGAAATCTTCGGGCCGGTGCTGGTGGTGATCGGCGTCGAGACGCTGGATGACGCCATCGCGCTGGTCAACCGCAACCCGTTCGGCAACGGCACCGGCGTGTTCACGCAGAGCGGCGCCGCCGCGCGCAAGTTCCAGAGCGAGATCGACGTCGGCCAGGTCGGCATCAATATCCCGATCCCGGTGCCGGTGCCCTACTTCAGCTTCACCGGCTCGCGCGGCTCCAAGCTGGGCGACCTGGGGCCGTATGGCAAGCAGGTCGTGCAGTTCTATACGCAGACCAAGACGGTAACGGCGCGGTGGTTTGACGATGCGACGGTGAATGACGGGGTGAATACGACGATCAGTTTGAAGTGA
- a CDS encoding enoyl-CoA hydratase, translating into MIEFALDGHVATLTLSRPPANAFTADGLQQLRDLVAKIDANPEIRAVVVTGAGEKFFSAGADLNGFADGDRAHARAMAQQFGSAFEALQNARPVVIAAINGYAMGGGLECALACDIRIAEEHAQMALPEAAVGLLPCGCGTQTLPWLVGEGWAKRMILTNERVDAATALRIGLVEQVVPRGQALATALEMAQRAGKVSPRAAAYSKQLVHLARQGVPRQAALALERERFVDLFDGADQREGVNAFLEKRAPQWRNA; encoded by the coding sequence ATGATCGAATTCGCCCTCGATGGCCACGTCGCCACGCTGACGCTGAGCCGCCCGCCCGCCAATGCGTTTACCGCCGACGGCCTGCAGCAGCTGCGCGATCTGGTGGCAAAGATCGATGCCAACCCCGAGATCCGCGCCGTCGTCGTAACCGGAGCCGGCGAGAAATTCTTCAGCGCCGGCGCCGACCTGAACGGCTTCGCCGACGGCGACCGTGCCCATGCGCGCGCCATGGCGCAGCAGTTCGGCAGCGCCTTCGAAGCGCTGCAGAACGCGCGCCCCGTGGTCATCGCCGCCATCAACGGCTATGCCATGGGTGGCGGCCTGGAATGCGCGCTGGCCTGCGATATCCGCATCGCCGAGGAACACGCGCAGATGGCGCTGCCCGAAGCCGCCGTCGGCCTGCTGCCGTGCGGCTGCGGCACGCAGACGCTGCCGTGGCTGGTCGGCGAAGGCTGGGCCAAGCGCATGATCCTGACCAACGAACGCGTCGACGCGGCCACCGCGCTGCGCATCGGGCTGGTCGAGCAAGTGGTGCCGCGCGGACAGGCGCTGGCCACTGCGCTGGAGATGGCGCAACGCGCCGGCAAGGTCAGCCCGCGCGCCGCCGCCTACAGCAAGCAACTGGTGCACCTGGCACGCCAGGGCGTGCCGCGCCAGGCGGCGCTGGCGCTGGAGCGCGAGCGCTTTGTCGACCTGTTCGACGGCGCCGACCAGCGCGAAGGCGTCAACGCCTTCCTCGAGAAACGCGCGCCGCAATGGCGCAACGCCTAG
- the alaC gene encoding alanine transaminase, with translation MTAASSGKRRFARIDRLPPYVFNITAELKMAARRRGEDIIDMSMGNPDGATPAHIVAKLTEAAQRPDTHGYSASKGIPRLRRAISRWYRERYDVEIDPDTEAIVTIGSKEGLAHLMLATLDRGDTVLVPDPSYPIHIYGAVIAGADIRSVPLVPGIDFFAELERAIRGSYPKPKMIVLGFPSNPTAQCVELDFFERVIALARKHDIFVVHDLAYADIVFDGYQAPSIMQVPGAKDIAVEFFTLSKSYNMAGWRIGFMVGNPDLVAALTRIKSYHDYGTFTPVQIAAIAALEGDQQCVHEIAVQYQSRRDVLAKGLIEAGWPVEIPKASMYIWARIPEPYRALGSLEFAKQLLAKAKVSVSPGIGFGDYGDEYVRFALIENESRIRQAVRGIKAMFRADGLVKA, from the coding sequence ATGACTGCCGCTTCCTCCGGCAAGCGCCGCTTCGCGCGCATCGATCGTCTTCCCCCGTACGTTTTCAACATCACCGCCGAGCTGAAGATGGCCGCCCGCCGCCGTGGCGAGGACATCATCGACATGAGCATGGGCAACCCGGATGGCGCCACGCCGGCGCATATCGTGGCCAAGCTAACCGAGGCGGCACAGCGGCCCGACACGCACGGCTATTCGGCGTCCAAGGGCATCCCGCGGCTGCGGCGCGCGATCTCGCGCTGGTACCGCGAGCGCTATGACGTGGAGATCGATCCGGATACCGAGGCCATCGTCACCATCGGCTCGAAGGAAGGCCTGGCGCACCTGATGCTGGCCACGCTCGATCGCGGCGACACGGTGCTGGTGCCCGATCCCAGCTACCCGATCCACATCTACGGCGCGGTGATTGCTGGGGCGGATATTCGTTCGGTGCCGCTGGTGCCGGGCATCGATTTCTTTGCCGAGCTGGAGCGCGCGATTCGGGGCAGCTATCCCAAGCCCAAGATGATCGTGCTGGGCTTCCCGTCGAACCCGACCGCGCAATGCGTCGAGCTGGATTTCTTCGAGCGGGTGATCGCGCTGGCGCGCAAGCACGATATCTTTGTCGTGCATGACCTGGCGTATGCGGACATCGTCTTCGACGGCTACCAGGCGCCTTCGATCATGCAGGTGCCGGGCGCCAAGGATATCGCGGTAGAATTTTTCACGCTGTCCAAGAGCTACAACATGGCGGGCTGGCGCATCGGCTTCATGGTCGGCAACCCCGACCTGGTGGCGGCGCTGACGCGCATCAAGAGCTATCACGACTACGGCACCTTCACGCCGGTGCAGATCGCGGCCATCGCCGCGCTGGAAGGCGACCAGCAATGCGTGCATGAAATTGCCGTGCAATACCAGTCGCGCCGCGACGTGCTGGCGAAGGGGCTGATCGAGGCAGGCTGGCCGGTGGAGATCCCGAAGGCGTCGATGTATATCTGGGCGCGCATTCCCGAGCCATACCGCGCGCTGGGCTCGCTGGAGTTCGCCAAGCAGTTGCTGGCAAAGGCCAAGGTGTCGGTGTCACCGGGCATCGGCTTTGGCGACTACGGCGACGAGTATGTGCGCTTTGCGCTGATCGAGAACGAATCGCGCATCCGGCAGGCGGTGCGGGGCATCAAGGCGATGTTCCGGGCTGACGGGCTGGTCAAGGCCTGA
- the mmsB gene encoding 3-hydroxyisobutyrate dehydrogenase: protein MHIAFIGLGNMGAPMARNLLKAGHTLTVFDLNAATVAALCAEGAASADTARKAVAEADFVITMLPAAAHVRSAYLGEDGVLAGVRPGVPLVDSSTIDPATVRELAAAAQAQGNALADAPVSGGTVGAQAGTLTFMVGATEALFEQVRPVLAGMGRNLVHCGGTGTGQVAKICNNLILGISMIGVSEAMALGVKLGIDANVLAGIVNTSTGRCWASDTCNPWPGVIETAPAGRGYSGGFGADLMLKDLGLAADAARSVKQPLFLGALAQQVYQAMSHAGEGQLDFSGVIRQYLSATDKERQP, encoded by the coding sequence ATGCATATCGCCTTCATCGGCCTGGGCAACATGGGCGCGCCCATGGCGCGCAACCTGCTCAAGGCCGGCCATACCCTGACCGTGTTCGACCTCAACGCCGCCACCGTCGCCGCGCTGTGCGCCGAAGGCGCGGCCAGCGCGGATACCGCGCGCAAGGCCGTGGCGGAAGCGGATTTCGTCATCACCATGCTGCCCGCTGCCGCACACGTGCGCAGCGCCTACCTTGGCGAAGACGGCGTGCTCGCCGGCGTGCGCCCCGGCGTGCCGCTGGTCGACTCCAGCACCATCGATCCTGCCACCGTGCGCGAGCTTGCTGCCGCCGCGCAGGCCCAGGGCAATGCGCTGGCCGACGCCCCGGTCTCCGGCGGCACCGTCGGCGCGCAGGCCGGCACGCTGACCTTCATGGTCGGCGCCACCGAAGCGCTGTTCGAGCAGGTGCGCCCGGTGCTGGCCGGCATGGGCCGCAACCTGGTCCATTGCGGCGGCACCGGCACCGGCCAGGTCGCCAAGATCTGCAACAACCTGATCCTCGGCATCTCGATGATCGGCGTGTCCGAGGCGATGGCGCTGGGCGTGAAGCTGGGCATCGACGCCAATGTGCTAGCCGGCATCGTCAATACCTCGACCGGCCGCTGCTGGGCCTCGGATACCTGCAACCCCTGGCCCGGCGTGATCGAAACCGCCCCGGCCGGCCGCGGCTACAGCGGTGGCTTCGGCGCTGACCTGATGCTCAAGGACCTGGGCCTGGCCGCCGATGCCGCGCGCAGCGTGAAGCAGCCGCTGTTCCTCGGCGCGCTGGCGCAGCAGGTCTACCAGGCCATGAGCCACGCCGGCGAAGGCCAGCTCGATTTCTCCGGCGTGATCCGCCAGTACCTGTCCGCCACCGACAAGGAGCGCCAGCCATGA
- a CDS encoding siderophore-interacting protein, whose product MTSNATESHRDLSVQRLRHPLRMRLLQVVRTTQVTPQLLRVTLGGAELEDFVSASFDDHVKVFFPVDGADKPVLPQVGPDGISFPEGQPRPAARDYTPRRHDAAAQELDIEFVLHGDGPASTWAAQARPGQYLGVGGPRGSFVVPTGFDWHLLIGDDTALPAVGRRLEELGAESRAIVVLEVADAAAQIALPGRAQLDVHWLHRGDAAEGSLLEAALRQVTLPQGEGYVWAAGEAAAMKAVRQYLVNERGIDKKRIRASAYWKRGDAAVHETLDD is encoded by the coding sequence ATGACATCAAACGCTACCGAATCCCATCGCGATCTATCCGTGCAGCGCTTGCGCCATCCGCTCAGGATGCGCCTGCTGCAAGTGGTGCGCACCACGCAGGTCACGCCGCAGCTGCTGCGCGTCACGCTGGGCGGCGCGGAGCTGGAGGACTTTGTCTCGGCCTCGTTCGACGACCATGTGAAGGTGTTTTTCCCAGTGGATGGTGCCGACAAGCCGGTGCTGCCGCAGGTGGGCCCGGACGGCATCAGCTTTCCCGAGGGCCAGCCGCGTCCGGCCGCGCGCGACTACACGCCGCGCCGCCATGACGCCGCGGCGCAGGAACTGGATATCGAATTCGTGCTGCACGGTGACGGCCCTGCGTCGACCTGGGCGGCGCAGGCGCGGCCGGGACAGTATCTGGGCGTGGGCGGTCCGCGCGGCTCGTTCGTGGTGCCGACGGGCTTCGACTGGCACCTGCTGATCGGCGACGATACGGCGCTGCCCGCGGTGGGACGCAGGCTGGAAGAGCTGGGTGCGGAGTCGCGCGCCATCGTTGTGCTGGAGGTGGCCGATGCCGCTGCGCAGATCGCGCTGCCTGGCCGGGCTCAACTCGATGTCCACTGGCTGCATCGCGGCGACGCCGCCGAGGGCAGCCTGCTGGAAGCGGCGCTGCGCCAGGTCACCCTGCCGCAGGGCGAAGGCTATGTCTGGGCGGCGGGAGAGGCGGCGGCGATGAAGGCGGTGCGCCAGTACCTGGTCAACGAGCGCGGCATCGACAAGAAGCGCATCCGCGCCTCGGCCTACTGGAAGCGCGGCGACGCGGCGGTGCACGAGACGCTGGACGACTGA